The following proteins are co-located in the Elusimicrobiota bacterium genome:
- a CDS encoding TlpA disulfide reductase family protein — protein MRARGIVAAAALLALSAAACRKPEAVEPPERAPAKAEAPAAPAFELKGLGGGTVRLEDLRGKVALVDFWATFCEPCRESMPELQALYARRKGQGFTVLGVSMDAYPGEVGAFVKALKVDYPIALDPENRTRAPWGVRGLPTAVLLDREGRIRRRWLGTDESAAREMEEAVAALLKEEAR, from the coding sequence TTGCGGGCTAGAGGGATCGTCGCCGCGGCCGCCCTCCTCGCGCTGAGCGCGGCCGCCTGCCGGAAGCCGGAGGCCGTCGAGCCGCCCGAGAGGGCCCCGGCGAAGGCCGAAGCCCCGGCCGCCCCGGCGTTCGAGCTCAAGGGTCTCGGAGGCGGGACGGTCCGCCTCGAGGACCTGCGCGGGAAGGTGGCGCTCGTGGACTTCTGGGCCACCTTCTGCGAGCCCTGCCGCGAATCCATGCCCGAGCTGCAGGCCCTTTACGCGCGCAGGAAAGGGCAGGGCTTCACGGTGCTGGGCGTGAGCATGGACGCCTATCCCGGAGAGGTGGGGGCGTTCGTGAAGGCGCTCAAGGTGGACTACCCCATCGCGCTCGACCCGGAGAACCGGACCCGCGCGCCCTGGGGGGTGCGCGGCCTGCCGACCGCGGTGCTGCTCGACCGCGAGGGCCGCATCCGGCGCCGCTGGCTCGGGACCGACGAGTCCGCGGCCCGGGAGATGGAGGAAGCCGTCGCCGCGCTGCTCAAAGAGGAAGCCCGCTGA